The Stenotrophomonas maltophilia genome includes a region encoding these proteins:
- a CDS encoding sensor histidine kinase — translation MIKPNLWQKLAAVIAALMLMCCMALLALQMRANTRHEQEVVQRLSLGLAEHIAQRSELMDTSGMRDAAVRALFGQLMAVNPSVEVYLLDDQGRILGHDAPTGHLVRNRVDVAPLRRLLAGAPLPILGDDPRSADGRKVFSAAPLIVQGRQAGYVYVVLVGEHRQMLSDDLAAGSQWNTTLWSVMLVGSLGLLAGLVAFYWVTRPLRRLTRRIQAFDIDAPTPLPPPEPLRPGERDELVILEHAHAQMAQRLGEQWQQLRQQDLQRRELVANISHDLRTPLSSLHGYLETLALKDATLSPDERRRYLGIALAQSAKVGRLARALFELARLEHGEVRLEWEVFALPELLQDVLQKFELAAQARNQYLHADFPPGLPLVRADLGLVERVLTNLLDNALRHAPDGGRIEVCLRATPDSVEVSVADDGPGVAPALRTQLFQAPAALGARRGENGGLGLLIVQRIVQLHGRRIELRDSERGALFAFALPRAEPAV, via the coding sequence ATGATCAAGCCGAACCTGTGGCAGAAGCTGGCGGCGGTGATCGCTGCGCTGATGCTGATGTGCTGCATGGCGTTGCTGGCGCTGCAGATGCGCGCCAACACCCGCCACGAGCAGGAAGTGGTGCAGCGGTTGTCGCTGGGCCTGGCCGAGCACATTGCCCAGCGCAGCGAACTGATGGACACCAGCGGCATGCGTGACGCCGCCGTGCGCGCGCTGTTCGGCCAGCTGATGGCGGTCAACCCCAGCGTCGAGGTCTACCTGCTGGACGACCAGGGCCGCATCCTCGGCCACGATGCGCCAACAGGCCATCTGGTGCGCAACCGGGTGGACGTGGCACCGCTGCGCCGGCTGCTGGCCGGTGCACCGTTGCCGATCCTGGGCGATGACCCGCGCAGCGCGGATGGCCGCAAGGTGTTCAGTGCCGCGCCGCTGATCGTGCAGGGTCGCCAGGCCGGTTATGTGTACGTGGTGCTGGTCGGCGAACACCGTCAGATGCTGTCCGACGACCTTGCCGCCGGCAGCCAGTGGAACACCACGCTGTGGTCGGTGATGCTTGTCGGCAGCCTGGGCCTGCTGGCCGGGCTGGTGGCCTTCTACTGGGTGACGCGCCCGCTGCGGCGGCTGACCCGGCGCATCCAGGCCTTTGACATCGACGCACCCACGCCATTGCCGCCGCCGGAGCCGCTGCGTCCCGGTGAGCGCGACGAGCTGGTGATCCTCGAACACGCACACGCGCAGATGGCGCAGCGGCTCGGCGAGCAGTGGCAGCAGCTGCGCCAGCAGGACCTGCAGCGCCGCGAGCTGGTCGCCAACATCTCGCACGACCTGCGCACGCCGTTGTCGTCGCTGCACGGCTATCTGGAAACGCTGGCGCTGAAGGACGCCACGCTGTCGCCGGACGAGCGCCGCCGCTACCTCGGTATCGCGCTGGCGCAGAGCGCCAAGGTTGGCCGGCTTGCGCGTGCGCTGTTCGAGCTGGCGCGGCTGGAACATGGCGAAGTGCGCCTGGAGTGGGAGGTGTTCGCATTGCCGGAGCTGCTGCAGGACGTGCTGCAGAAATTCGAGCTGGCGGCGCAGGCTCGCAACCAGTACCTGCACGCGGACTTCCCGCCCGGCCTGCCGCTGGTGCGCGCCGATCTGGGCCTGGTCGAGCGGGTGCTGACCAACCTGCTCGACAACGCGCTGCGGCATGCGCCCGACGGTGGGCGGATCGAGGTGTGCCTGCGCGCGACGCCGGACAGCGTGGAGGTGAGCGTGGCCGATGATGGACCTGGTGTTGCCCCTGCACTGCGCACGCAGCTGTTCCAGGCACCGGCCGCGCTGGGCGCGCGACGTGGAGAGAACGGCGGGTTGGGCCTGCTGATCGTGCAGCGCATCGTGCAGTTGCACGGCCGTCGCATCGAACTGCGTGACAGCGAGCGCGGCGCGTTGTTCGCGTTTGCGTTGCCGCGTGCGGAACCAGCGGTCTAG
- a CDS encoding cytochrome c biogenesis protein DipZ, which produces MLLLLLAYLGGALTLLSPCILPVLPFVFARADRPFLRSTLPLLLGMALTFTVVASLAAVGSQWVAQANQVGRWIALLLMALFALALLWPRLADHLLAPFQRVGARLSARADAADAAGRGGAWTSLLIGIATGLLWAPCAGPILGLVLTGAALHGASAGTSTLLLAYALGAITALALAVWVGGRVFRALQARLGLGDVLRKVLGVAALLAVVAIGLGWDTGLLTRLSTVSTARIEQGLLDAVPGAQPAAPSMMMAGPDANASAPLPVEGTLPALDGATGWLNSPPLTAQQLRGKVVLVDFWTYSCINCLRAMPFVHEWERRYRDHGLVVVGVHTPEFAFERDPRNVMKAVQQLKVEYPVALDNQYTIWRAFNNRYWPAQYFVDAQGNIRGHQFGEGNYARSEQVIRRLLTEAGQTNLPPPADPAAADLKGVAAQADIGNLRSPETYLGHARAEQFASPGGQRSDTAFDYTLPASLALNQWGLSGRWTVTDEAAQLQQSGGRIAFQFHARDLHLVLAPGQEGKPVRFRVLLDGKPLPATDAGTDVGADGSGVVDEHRLYQLVRQRGTVSPHRFEIEFLDAGVQAYAFTFG; this is translated from the coding sequence ATGCTGCTGTTGCTGCTTGCCTACCTGGGGGGCGCGCTGACCCTGCTCAGTCCCTGCATCCTGCCGGTGCTGCCGTTCGTGTTCGCCCGTGCCGACCGCCCCTTCCTGCGCAGCACGCTGCCGCTGCTGCTGGGCATGGCACTCACCTTCACCGTGGTCGCCAGCCTGGCTGCGGTGGGCAGCCAATGGGTGGCACAGGCCAACCAGGTCGGACGCTGGATCGCCCTGCTGCTGATGGCGCTGTTCGCACTGGCATTGCTCTGGCCACGACTGGCCGACCATCTGCTGGCGCCGTTCCAGCGCGTGGGTGCCCGCTTGAGCGCGCGTGCCGATGCGGCCGACGCAGCGGGGCGTGGCGGTGCGTGGACCTCGCTGCTGATCGGCATCGCCACCGGCCTGCTGTGGGCACCCTGCGCCGGTCCGATCCTCGGTCTGGTGCTGACCGGTGCCGCACTGCACGGGGCCAGCGCCGGCACCAGCACGCTGCTGCTGGCCTACGCGCTGGGCGCGATTACCGCACTGGCGCTGGCGGTATGGGTAGGTGGCCGCGTGTTCCGCGCGTTGCAGGCGCGGCTCGGCCTCGGCGATGTGCTGCGCAAGGTACTGGGCGTGGCCGCACTGCTGGCGGTGGTGGCGATCGGGCTGGGCTGGGATACCGGCCTGCTGACCCGCCTGTCTACGGTCAGCACCGCGCGCATCGAGCAGGGCCTGCTGGATGCCGTTCCCGGTGCGCAGCCGGCAGCACCGTCGATGATGATGGCGGGCCCCGATGCGAATGCCAGTGCACCGCTGCCAGTGGAAGGCACCCTGCCCGCGCTGGATGGTGCCACCGGCTGGCTCAACAGCCCACCGCTGACGGCCCAGCAGTTGCGCGGCAAGGTGGTACTGGTCGATTTCTGGACGTACTCCTGCATCAACTGCCTGCGCGCGATGCCGTTCGTGCACGAATGGGAACGCCGCTACCGCGACCACGGCTTGGTGGTGGTCGGCGTGCACACGCCGGAGTTCGCCTTCGAACGTGACCCACGCAATGTGATGAAGGCGGTGCAGCAGCTGAAGGTCGAGTACCCGGTGGCGCTGGACAACCAGTACACGATCTGGCGCGCGTTCAACAACCGCTACTGGCCGGCGCAGTACTTCGTCGATGCGCAGGGCAACATCCGCGGCCACCAGTTCGGCGAGGGCAACTATGCGCGCTCGGAACAGGTGATCCGTCGCTTGCTGACCGAGGCCGGCCAGACGAACCTGCCGCCGCCGGCCGATCCGGCCGCCGCCGATCTGAAGGGCGTGGCTGCGCAGGCCGACATAGGCAATCTGCGCTCGCCGGAAACCTATCTGGGCCACGCCCGTGCCGAGCAGTTCGCCTCGCCCGGTGGGCAGCGCAGCGACACCGCGTTCGACTACACGTTGCCGGCCAGCCTGGCGTTGAACCAGTGGGGCCTGTCCGGACGCTGGACCGTTACCGACGAGGCTGCGCAGCTGCAGCAGTCCGGTGGCCGCATCGCCTTCCAGTTCCATGCGCGCGACCTGCACCTGGTGCTGGCACCGGGCCAGGAAGGAAAGCCGGTGCGCTTCCGCGTCCTGCTGGATGGCAAGCCATTGCCCGCCACCGATGCCGGCACTGATGTCGGCGCCGATGGCAGCGGCGTGGTCGACGAGCACCGCCTCTACCAGCTGGTGCGCCAACGCGGCACGGTCAGCCCGCACCGCTTCGAGATCGAATTCCTCGATGCGGGCGTGCAGGCCTATGCCTTCACCTTCGGTTGA
- a CDS encoding winged helix-turn-helix domain-containing protein: MLDIVLVEDDARLGTMVSDYLQRHGYQVAHERSGERAVARILADKPALVLLDVGLPDQDGFEVCRQIRPHYDGIICVLTARTDNIDQVLGLELGADDYIGKPIEPRVLLARLRAHLRRHRRVEPRDGSLRFGELSIDPSTRNVQLQGALLELTTAEFDLLFLLASNAGQILDRDALLRGLRGIAFDGLDRSIDARISRLRRKLGDNPEQPERIKTVRGRGYLFSRSAWG; encoded by the coding sequence ATGCTGGATATCGTACTGGTCGAAGACGATGCCCGCCTGGGTACGATGGTCAGCGACTATCTGCAGCGGCATGGCTACCAGGTAGCCCACGAGCGCAGCGGTGAGCGTGCGGTGGCCCGGATCCTGGCCGACAAGCCCGCCCTGGTCCTGCTCGATGTCGGCCTGCCCGACCAGGATGGTTTCGAAGTGTGTCGGCAGATCCGCCCCCACTATGACGGCATCATCTGCGTGCTGACCGCCCGCACCGACAACATCGACCAGGTGCTGGGACTGGAACTGGGCGCCGATGATTACATCGGCAAGCCGATCGAACCACGGGTGCTGCTGGCCCGCCTGCGCGCCCACCTGCGCCGTCACCGCCGGGTCGAACCACGCGACGGCAGCCTCCGCTTCGGCGAGCTGAGCATCGATCCGTCCACCCGCAACGTGCAACTGCAGGGCGCGCTGCTGGAGCTCACCACTGCCGAGTTCGACCTGCTGTTCCTGCTGGCCAGCAATGCTGGCCAGATCCTGGACCGCGATGCGCTGCTGCGCGGCCTGCGCGGGATCGCCTTCGACGGTCTGGACCGTTCAATCGATGCCCGCATCTCGCGCCTGCGCCGCAAGCTGGGCGACAACCCGGAGCAGCCGGAACGGATCAAGACCGTGCGCGGCCGCGGCTACCTGTTCAGCCGCTCGGCATGGGGATGA
- a CDS encoding response regulator transcription factor: MSTKRVLIVEDDAHIADLLRMHLGDEGYDVAHAASGDAGLRLLEQEGPWDALVLDVMLPGVDGLQVCQRARAMARYVPIIIISARGSETQRIVGLELGADDYLAKPFSMPELVARVRALLRRAEAMAQSARIDAGAIELGGLQLDPVARTASVDGNALELTPREFDLLLFFARHPDQVFARMELLNQVWGYQHDGYEHTVNTHINRLRSKIEPDPANPRRLLTVWGRGYKLVDPAGAAA, encoded by the coding sequence ATGTCCACCAAACGCGTGCTGATCGTTGAAGACGATGCCCACATCGCCGACCTGCTGCGGATGCATCTGGGCGATGAGGGCTACGACGTCGCCCATGCCGCCAGCGGCGATGCCGGCCTGCGCCTGCTCGAGCAGGAAGGGCCATGGGATGCGCTGGTGCTGGACGTGATGCTGCCCGGCGTGGACGGCCTGCAGGTGTGCCAGCGTGCACGCGCGATGGCGCGCTATGTGCCGATCATCATCATCAGTGCGCGTGGCAGCGAAACGCAGCGCATCGTCGGCCTGGAACTGGGTGCGGATGATTACCTGGCGAAGCCCTTCTCAATGCCGGAACTGGTGGCCCGCGTGCGTGCGCTGCTGCGCCGGGCCGAGGCGATGGCGCAGAGCGCGCGCATCGATGCCGGCGCGATCGAGCTGGGTGGTCTGCAGCTGGACCCGGTCGCGCGCACCGCGTCGGTGGATGGCAATGCGCTGGAGCTGACCCCGCGCGAGTTCGACCTGCTGCTGTTCTTCGCCCGTCATCCGGACCAGGTGTTCGCGCGCATGGAGCTGCTCAACCAGGTCTGGGGCTACCAGCACGATGGCTACGAGCACACGGTCAACACCCACATCAATCGCCTGCGCAGCAAGATCGAGCCGGACCCGGCCAATCCACGGCGGCTGCTGACGGTGTGGGGCCGTGGCTACAAGCTGGTCGATCCTGCCGGGGCGGCGGCATGA
- the msrB gene encoding peptide-methionine (R)-S-oxide reductase MsrB, with amino-acid sequence MSLTRRHLLGLGGVATAAGLLGLGACSRAAPAAAEARPSRQFEVMRSDADWRQRLTPAQYAVLRQQATERPYSSPLNKEHRQGTFACAGCALPLFSSSTKFESGTGWPSFWAPLHNAIGEDRDVTFGMLRVEVHCRRCGGHLGHVFNDGPRPTGLRYCMNGAAMVFVPGAAEGGTADGWRVPVGSSPASGA; translated from the coding sequence ATGTCCCTTACCCGACGCCATCTGCTGGGCCTGGGCGGTGTTGCCACCGCCGCCGGCCTGCTCGGCCTGGGGGCCTGCAGCCGTGCCGCCCCGGCCGCCGCTGAAGCGCGCCCGTCGCGACAGTTCGAGGTCATGCGCAGCGATGCCGACTGGCGCCAGCGCCTGACCCCGGCGCAGTACGCAGTGCTGCGCCAGCAGGCGACCGAGCGCCCGTACAGCAGCCCGCTCAACAAGGAACACCGGCAGGGCACGTTTGCCTGCGCCGGCTGTGCGCTGCCGCTGTTCTCCTCCTCCACCAAGTTCGAGAGCGGCACCGGCTGGCCCAGCTTCTGGGCGCCACTGCACAACGCCATCGGCGAAGACCGCGACGTCACCTTCGGCATGCTGCGGGTGGAGGTGCACTGCCGTCGCTGCGGTGGCCACCTCGGCCATGTGTTCAACGACGGGCCCCGCCCAACCGGACTTCGCTACTGCATGAACGGCGCGGCGATGGTGTTCGTTCCCGGTGCCGCTGAGGGCGGTACCGCCGATGGCTGGCGGGTGCCGGTCGGTTCTTCCCCTGCTTCCGGAGCCTGA
- a CDS encoding ATP-binding protein — protein sequence MKRTPSAMRGHAFHFLRYGIGFLVAHLLLIVLGLWAWDALLEDRTEAGLQAEMRGTHALLQHRFAETPREQWPTLARELDADFAYALRMVPLAEAMKALPASQRPPFSNGRVQIDLEHMRSLQRIGDSDYAVMLGPLDEALPDEGWQDSEVSGVAILLLILMVAVALPMYVMVYRLWRDVSQLAQAARQMRDGQLDTRAPRAGTALVRPLANAFNHMAEQLQQLLESQRVLAQAVAHEVRTPLARMRFGLADLEDTALDEIQRDALGGLRTDVDRLQHLTDAGVEYAALGRCHQLTRQRLQLAALVRGVVAQFAPLPMPVQQMLSPAGLVNVNRHMLELALRNLLGNALRYARRQIRIASTVNDGWLCLQVEDDGPGIAPELRGQVLQPYVRLDPGSPGFGLGLALVQVVADKHGGQVEVTDSELGGACIRLHLPLESGAAVECDAAC from the coding sequence ATGAAGCGTACGCCCTCGGCGATGCGCGGCCACGCCTTCCACTTCCTCCGCTACGGCATCGGCTTCCTGGTTGCCCATCTGTTGCTGATCGTGCTGGGACTGTGGGCCTGGGATGCGCTGCTGGAAGACCGCACCGAAGCCGGACTGCAGGCCGAAATGCGTGGCACCCATGCCCTGCTGCAGCACCGCTTCGCCGAAACCCCCCGCGAGCAGTGGCCGACGCTGGCGCGCGAACTGGACGCCGACTTCGCCTATGCCCTGCGCATGGTGCCGTTGGCAGAGGCGATGAAGGCGCTGCCGGCCAGCCAGCGCCCCCCCTTCAGCAACGGCCGGGTGCAGATCGACCTGGAGCACATGCGCAGCCTGCAGCGGATCGGCGACAGCGACTACGCGGTGATGCTTGGGCCGTTGGACGAAGCGCTGCCTGACGAGGGCTGGCAGGACAGCGAAGTGTCAGGCGTGGCGATCCTGCTGCTGATCCTGATGGTGGCCGTGGCGCTGCCGATGTACGTGATGGTCTACCGCCTGTGGCGCGACGTCTCGCAGCTGGCACAGGCCGCCCGGCAGATGCGCGACGGACAGCTGGACACGCGCGCCCCGCGCGCCGGCACAGCGCTGGTACGGCCGCTGGCCAATGCCTTCAATCACATGGCCGAGCAGCTGCAGCAGTTGCTGGAAAGCCAGCGCGTGCTGGCCCAGGCAGTGGCGCACGAAGTCCGCACGCCGCTGGCGCGGATGCGTTTCGGCCTGGCCGACCTGGAGGACACCGCGCTGGACGAGATCCAGCGTGATGCCTTGGGCGGCCTGCGCACTGATGTCGATCGGCTGCAGCACCTCACCGATGCCGGCGTCGAGTACGCCGCGCTCGGCCGCTGCCATCAGCTGACCCGCCAGCGCCTGCAGCTGGCGGCACTGGTACGTGGCGTGGTGGCCCAGTTCGCACCGCTGCCGATGCCGGTACAGCAGATGCTGTCGCCGGCGGGCCTGGTCAACGTCAACCGGCACATGCTGGAACTGGCATTGCGCAATCTGCTCGGCAATGCCCTGCGCTATGCGCGGCGGCAGATCCGTATCGCCAGCACGGTCAACGACGGCTGGCTGTGCCTGCAGGTGGAGGACGATGGCCCCGGCATCGCACCCGAACTGCGCGGCCAGGTGCTGCAACCCTATGTGCGGCTGGATCCGGGTAGCCCCGGTTTCGGCCTCGGACTGGCGCTGGTGCAGGTGGTGGCCGACAAGCATGGCGGCCAGGTCGAAGTAACCGATTCGGAGCTGGGTGGTGCCTGCATCCGACTGCACCTGCCGTTGGAAAGCGGCGCTGCCGTGGAGTGCGATGCGGCCTGCTAG